From one Candidatus Afararchaeum irisae genomic stretch:
- a CDS encoding NAD-dependent epimerase/dehydratase family protein: MTVSTVVGVGYVGEVLARRLSDRGHDVYGVSRSGVDIDGVESIKADVTSSDLTLPDSDYVFYLVSAGSRDTDDYREAYVEGQRNVIDVIDSDSTLIYSSSTGVYETTDGSRVDETTEIEGETRKTRVLLEAEELTRQNSGTVVRFAGLYGPGRYGLDRYLADEGTDTTETETETTVPAGYLNLLHRQDAARALEHVAIRDEADDDLYLACDDEPVERHELARWLAEKTGRETGRLVDETKGSNKRCSNDRLRSTGWEPEYSTFRDGYSDSGAV, from the coding sequence ATGACAGTATCAACCGTCGTGGGTGTCGGATACGTCGGAGAGGTTCTCGCACGTAGGCTCTCAGACCGTGGACACGACGTCTACGGAGTCTCGCGTTCGGGAGTCGATATAGACGGTGTCGAAAGCATAAAGGCGGATGTCACATCGTCGGATCTAACCCTACCCGACTCCGACTACGTCTTCTACCTCGTGAGCGCAGGATCGCGTGACACCGACGATTACAGGGAGGCGTACGTTGAGGGTCAGAGAAACGTCATCGATGTTATCGACAGCGACAGTACTCTCATCTACTCTTCGAGCACCGGTGTCTACGAGACCACGGACGGGAGCCGAGTCGACGAGACGACCGAGATAGAAGGTGAGACTCGGAAGACACGTGTACTCTTGGAGGCTGAGGAACTCACGCGCCAGAACAGCGGTACTGTCGTCCGTTTCGCGGGTCTCTACGGTCCTGGGAGGTACGGTCTCGACAGATACCTCGCCGATGAGGGAACAGACACGACCGAGACCGAGACCGAGACTACTGTCCCGGCTGGCTACCTCAACCTCCTCCACAGGCAAGACGCCGCGAGAGCGCTCGAACACGTCGCTATCAGAGACGAAGCTGACGATGACCTCTACCTCGCTTGTGACGACGAGCCGGTCGAGAGACACGAACTAGCGAGATGGCTCGCCGAGAAGACCGGACGGGAGACGGGGAGACTAGTCGACGAGACGAAGGGATCGAACAAGAGATGTTCGAACGACCGGCTGCGTTCGACGGGATGGGAGCCCGAGTACTCAACATTCAGAGACGGCTACTCGGACTCCGGCGCAGTCTGA
- a CDS encoding ornithine cyclodeaminase family protein (catalyzes the interconversion of alanine and pyruvate), producing MKTLLLGPDDITESIDIQESIDAVESAFEAHGKDEDEMPAKTYIDLPQYNGDFRAMPAFVNDSAGVKWVNSHPDNPEKHGLPTVMGVMIYSDPETAYPLAVLDGTTLTKYRTGAAAGVASKYLAPPDSDSLGLVGAGAQAHTQLSAVSSVFDIDEVVVSDIDEDAAKDFVDELREEYESIEARVGSAEEAAGCDIVSTTTPSREPVIQSDWVSEGTHINAMGADAEGKQELDPGILTDSDTKVVIDDWEQCSHSGEINMPYSEGVLKRDDIYADLGSIVAGDTDGRSGDEVTVFDSTGLAIQDVATSRVVYENADEAGIGTEFGLVSD from the coding sequence ATGAAGACGCTTCTCCTGGGTCCCGACGACATCACCGAAAGCATAGATATACAAGAGTCTATAGACGCCGTCGAGTCGGCGTTCGAAGCCCATGGAAAGGACGAGGACGAGATGCCCGCGAAGACCTACATCGACCTGCCCCAGTACAACGGAGACTTCAGAGCTATGCCTGCCTTCGTCAACGACTCCGCGGGCGTGAAATGGGTCAACTCACATCCCGACAACCCCGAGAAACACGGTCTTCCGACCGTGATGGGTGTCATGATATACAGTGATCCTGAGACGGCTTACCCCCTCGCTGTACTCGACGGTACGACCCTAACGAAGTACAGGACAGGTGCCGCAGCGGGCGTCGCCTCGAAGTACCTCGCCCCACCCGACTCCGACTCACTGGGTCTCGTCGGCGCAGGAGCACAGGCACACACACAGCTAAGTGCTGTCTCGTCTGTCTTCGACATAGACGAGGTCGTAGTCTCCGACATAGACGAAGACGCGGCGAAAGATTTCGTCGACGAACTGAGAGAGGAGTACGAGAGTATCGAAGCGAGGGTAGGATCGGCTGAGGAAGCCGCAGGCTGTGACATAGTCTCAACGACGACGCCTTCGAGGGAGCCCGTGATACAGAGTGACTGGGTCTCAGAGGGGACACATATAAACGCGATGGGCGCAGACGCCGAGGGTAAACAGGAACTCGACCCCGGGATACTCACCGACTCGGACACGAAAGTCGTCATAGACGACTGGGAACAGTGCTCACACAGCGGCGAGATAAACATGCCGTACTCCGAAGGTGTCCTTAAAAGAGACGATATCTACGCCGACCTCGGGAGTATAGTTGCGGGAGACACCGACGGAAGGAGCGGCGACGAGGTCACGGTCTTCGACTCGACGGGTCTCGCGATACAGGACGTCGCGACTTCGAGGGTCGTCTACGAGAACGCCGACGAGGCGGGGATAGGCACGGAGTTCGGACTAGTCTCCGACTGA
- a CDS encoding 4-phosphopantoate--beta-alanine ligase has translation MAETDTIPDDHPRSESLETRHAIEEGVEKGITSRQGLIAEGRGEAFDYLLGEETTPTAREAERAAVAEMLLAEKPVVSVNGNLAALCPDETVELAEAVGAEIEVNLFNRTEERIEAIAEHLRDHGADEVKGLKADARVPGLSSERSKVDSDGIYEADVVLIPLEDGDRCEALVEMGKTEIVVDLNPLSRSPQMSHIPVIDNVIRAFPKMVEIADELRDADDDELRRIVEGFDKDEALEDAERRIRGSFSD, from the coding sequence ATGGCGGAAACAGACACGATACCCGACGACCATCCCCGGAGCGAGTCACTAGAGACGCGCCACGCGATAGAGGAGGGGGTCGAGAAGGGAATAACCAGCAGACAGGGTCTGATAGCCGAGGGACGCGGAGAGGCTTTCGACTACCTCCTCGGAGAGGAGACGACACCCACAGCACGTGAAGCCGAGAGGGCGGCGGTAGCCGAGATGTTACTCGCCGAAAAGCCCGTGGTCTCGGTCAACGGCAACCTCGCGGCTCTCTGTCCCGACGAGACGGTCGAACTCGCAGAAGCCGTCGGTGCCGAGATAGAGGTCAACCTCTTCAACAGAACCGAAGAGAGGATAGAGGCGATAGCCGAACATCTCAGAGACCACGGTGCCGACGAGGTCAAAGGTCTGAAAGCCGACGCTAGAGTGCCTGGCTTATCGAGCGAGAGATCGAAGGTCGACTCCGACGGTATATACGAGGCTGACGTCGTCCTGATACCTCTTGAGGACGGCGACAGATGTGAGGCTCTCGTCGAGATGGGGAAGACAGAGATAGTCGTCGACCTCAATCCGCTTTCGAGGTCGCCACAGATGTCCCATATTCCGGTCATAGACAACGTGATAAGGGCGTTCCCCAAGATGGTCGAGATAGCCGACGAACTTCGGGACGCCGACGACGACGAGCTACGACGGATAGTCGAGGGATTTGACAAGGACGAGGCACTCGAAGACGCCGAGAGACGTATACGCGGCTCGTTCTCCGACTGA
- a CDS encoding thiamine-phosphate synthase family protein gives MIRLPEETVSERFMPTARAMIARDLDDRGMTQDEIARELGVSQAAVSKYVSRDADLDPLFSSNGRMVETVEEIGEGLYHDEIDGYDAVSRLLRLVREFENRGPICEAHEDEMPSLRGRGCDLCVSERNPGERQAVSKVKAGARILSETDGVADYIPNVGTNVVTAVPGADTVDEVVGVPGRVYEVRGEVKIPAKPELGASENVSEVVLAAHQSLIDMPVNQRLTDANSVEPSVRGGLNLATSDDFLEAAENRGVETVEFDPAYENRRDRLSRIFEDSGVPEVVYHTGGFGIEPITYVLGETAVEAAELASEIIGSTED, from the coding sequence ATGATCCGCCTCCCCGAAGAGACAGTCTCCGAGAGGTTCATGCCCACCGCCCGCGCCATGATCGCGCGTGACCTCGACGACAGAGGCATGACCCAGGACGAGATAGCCCGCGAACTCGGAGTGAGTCAGGCTGCGGTAAGCAAGTACGTGAGTCGCGACGCAGATCTCGATCCCCTCTTCAGCAGTAACGGGCGTATGGTTGAGACCGTCGAGGAGATTGGCGAGGGTCTCTACCACGACGAGATTGACGGCTACGACGCAGTCTCACGTCTACTGAGGCTTGTGCGTGAGTTCGAGAACAGGGGTCCGATCTGTGAGGCACACGAGGACGAGATGCCGTCTCTCAGAGGGAGGGGCTGTGACCTGTGTGTCTCCGAGCGTAACCCCGGCGAGAGACAGGCGGTCTCGAAGGTCAAAGCAGGCGCACGCATACTCTCTGAGACTGACGGAGTCGCCGACTACATACCCAACGTCGGGACTAACGTCGTGACCGCAGTCCCGGGTGCCGACACTGTCGACGAAGTCGTCGGAGTACCCGGACGTGTCTACGAAGTCAGGGGAGAAGTCAAGATTCCTGCGAAGCCCGAACTCGGTGCGTCCGAGAACGTCTCCGAGGTCGTCCTCGCCGCTCATCAATCTTTGATTGATATGCCTGTTAATCAAAGATTAACAGACGCCAACTCGGTCGAGCCTTCGGTACGCGGCGGACTCAACTTAGCGACGAGCGACGACTTCCTCGAAGCCGCTGAGAACCGAGGAGTCGAGACGGTCGAGTTCGACCCAGCGTACGAGAACAGGAGGGACCGTCTCTCACGAATATTCGAGGACTCGGGAGTTCCCGAGGTAGTCTACCACACCGGCGGGTTCGGAATAGAGCCCATAACCTACGTACTCGGAGAGACAGCCGTCGAGGCGGCAGAGCTCGCGTCGGAGATAATAGGCAGTACCGAGGATTAG
- the thiC gene encoding phosphomethylpyrimidine synthase ThiC: protein MSTVEETNETDSENVTQMHRARKGEITPEMEIVAEVEGIDPEKLREAVAEGRAIIPANVNHEGLHPMAIGEPSKVKVNANIGASATTSDPDEEVEKLEHAVRWGADTVMDLSTGRDDLDEIRETIIGSSPVPIGTVPIYQALEEVDGNVEDITPEVLLDVIRRHAKQGVDYMTIHAGVLQEHLPLTTDRTTGIVSRGGSIIAEWIEKNDQQNPFYTHYDEICEIFKRYDVSFSLGDGLRPGSIDDASDSAQFAELETLGELTERAWEHDVQVMVEGPGHVPLDEIEENVERQKEACNRAPFYTLGPLVTDVAPGYDHITSAIGGAVIGWKGADMLCYVTPKEHLGLPNAEDVKKGLIAYKIAAHSADIARGDKDAEEWDRELSKARFDFDWERQFELAIDPDTAREYHDATLPDDNYKESEFCSMCGPEFCSMRIDRDRRETAGDDVTAFDDEEEKPVIEVNEIKERRSRFGM from the coding sequence ATGTCGACAGTCGAGGAGACGAACGAGACCGACAGCGAGAACGTCACACAGATGCACCGTGCGAGGAAGGGCGAGATAACCCCCGAGATGGAGATAGTCGCGGAGGTCGAAGGGATAGATCCCGAGAAGCTACGTGAGGCGGTCGCCGAGGGACGCGCCATAATCCCCGCGAACGTCAACCACGAGGGTCTACATCCGATGGCAATAGGCGAACCCTCGAAGGTCAAGGTCAACGCCAACATAGGAGCGAGCGCGACGACGTCCGACCCCGACGAGGAGGTCGAGAAGCTCGAACACGCCGTGAGATGGGGTGCCGACACAGTGATGGATCTCTCGACGGGGCGCGACGACCTCGACGAGATACGTGAGACGATAATAGGTTCGAGCCCGGTTCCGATAGGTACGGTGCCGATCTACCAGGCACTCGAAGAGGTCGACGGCAACGTCGAGGATATTACTCCCGAGGTTCTTCTCGACGTGATACGGAGACACGCAAAACAGGGAGTCGACTACATGACGATACACGCGGGAGTCCTACAGGAACACCTCCCACTCACGACCGACCGCACGACGGGGATAGTCTCGCGCGGAGGCTCCATAATCGCCGAGTGGATCGAGAAGAACGACCAGCAGAACCCATTCTACACACATTACGACGAGATCTGTGAGATATTCAAGAGGTACGATGTCTCTTTCTCGCTTGGCGACGGTCTTCGCCCGGGATCGATAGACGACGCCAGTGACTCCGCCCAGTTCGCGGAGCTAGAGACACTCGGCGAACTCACAGAAAGGGCGTGGGAACACGACGTACAGGTCATGGTCGAAGGACCCGGACACGTCCCTCTCGACGAGATAGAGGAGAACGTCGAGAGACAGAAGGAGGCGTGTAACCGAGCACCTTTCTACACCCTAGGTCCTCTCGTGACCGACGTGGCACCGGGGTACGACCATATCACGAGCGCGATAGGGGGTGCCGTGATCGGATGGAAGGGAGCCGACATGCTGTGTTACGTCACGCCGAAGGAACACCTGGGTCTCCCGAACGCCGAGGACGTCAAGAAGGGTCTGATCGCGTACAAGATTGCCGCCCACTCAGCCGACATCGCACGCGGAGATAAAGACGCCGAGGAGTGGGATCGCGAACTCTCGAAGGCGAGGTTCGACTTCGACTGGGAACGCCAGTTCGAACTCGCTATAGACCCCGACACCGCACGTGAGTACCACGACGCGACACTCCCCGACGACAACTACAAGGAGTCGGAGTTCTGTTCGATGTGTGGACCCGAGTTCTGTTCGATGCGTATCGACAGGGACAGGAGAGAGACTGCAGGCGACGACGTGACCGCCTTCGACGACGAGGAAGAGAAGCCCGTCATAGAGGTCAACGAGATAAAGGAGAGACGGAGTAGGTTTGGGATGTAA